AGAGCAAAAGATACTTATTTTAAAAATGCTATCGTGCAAAATGATATGAGAGAAGTTTTGCTTAGCGAAATAAATGGGCGTTTTGATAGGGTGCTTGAGCTTGGCTCAAATAGGGGTGAGTTTAGTAAAATGGTAGCTAAAAAGATAGAATTTAGTGAGTTTTATTGCGTGGATATTAATGATTTTAGCTGTGATTATGGTAAGGAATTTATTTTCGTAAAGCACGATTTAAGAGATTTTGAAAACTCATTTTTAGCTAAAATGGATTTTGATTTAGTTATTTCAAATGCGTGTTTTCAGTGGCTTGATTTAGCAAAATTAATAAATGAAATTTCTAAATCAAATTCTAAGCTAATTTTTAGCACTTTTGGAGTGAATAATCTTTGGCAAATTAATGAGCATTTTGGTGTGGGGCTTGAGTATTTAAATATTGATGAAATAGAGCAGATTTTAAAGCCACATTATAAAAATATAAAGATTTTTGAGAAAGATTATGAGTTAAATTTTAGCTCAAGTATTGAGCTTTTTAGGCATTTAAAGCTTAGTGGAGTAAATGCCTTTAGCGGGGTATTTTTAGGTAAAAATGATTTAAAAATCTTTAATGATAAATATCACAATACCTTAAACTACCACGCTATTTTCGTTAGTGCTAATAATTAAAAAAATAATGTAGAATTAAATAAAAATATCAAGAAAGAAGAATATGAGTAGAAAAATAATATCTTTATTTTCAGGTGCTGGTGGTCTTGATTTGGGGTTTTTAAAAGCTGGATTTGAGATACTTGTAGCTAATGAATATGATAAAAGTATATGGGAAACCTATGAAAAAAATCATAAAGTAAAGCTTATAAAAAAGGATATTAAAGATGTAAAAATTGATGAACTTCCAAAATGTGATGGTATTATCGGTGGACCTCCGTGCCAATCTTGGAGTGAAGCAGGAACATTGAAGGGTATTGATGATCCTAGAGGACAGCTTTTTTATGAATATATTAGAATTTTAAAAGCCTTAAAGCCTAAATTTTTTTTAGCTGAAAATGTAAAAGGTATGATGTCAAAAAGACATAGTGAAGCTGTGAAAAATATAATTTATGAGTTTGAAAATGCTGGTTACGATGTATTTGTAAATGTTGTAAATGCAAGTGATTATGGAGTAGCTCAAGATAGGTTAAGGGTTTTTTACGTAGGTTTTAGGAAAGATTTGAATTTAAGATTTATTACACCATTACCATATAAAAACAAAATAACTTTTAAAGATGTAATATATGATTTAAAAGATAGTGCCATACCTGCTTTAGATAACAATAAATCGAATAGTGATAAATGTAAAATACCGAATCATGAATATTTTATAGGTTCTTATTCTAGTATTTTTATGAGTAGAAATAGGGTTCGAACTTGGAACGAGCCAGCATTTACCGTTCAAGCTTCTGGAAGACAAGCTCAATTACACCCACAAGCTCCAAAAATGCCAAAAGTGGATAAAAATAAACATATCTTCAAAGAAGGTTTTGAGAGTTTATATAGAAGACTTAGTGTTAGAGAGTGTGCTAGAGTTCAAGGTTTTGATGATAATTTTAAATTTTATTACGATAAACTTGAAGATGGTTATAAAATGATAGGTAATGCTGTTCCGATTAATTTAGCTTATGAAATGGCAAAAGCTATCAATAATTTGCTAAAAGGAGTTTAATGAGTAATAAAAGTAATAATCAAGGAAGAGCTTATGAATTTGCTTATTTAATTAATTTAGAGTATGAAATAGGCAAACATAGAAAAGTAAAAGTGATTGAAAATAGCAGTTACAAAGCAGCTAAAAAAGCTTGGGATAGTTTAAATGATATTGAAAAAGATATGTATAAAACTAGCGCCTTAGCTGGAATAGGCAAAATTTTTGAACTAGAACCATTGATTTTAGAAAATAGTAATGATGAGGTGGAGCTTTCAATTCAATCAGATGATAAAGGTAAGGATGCTGATGTAAGAGATGTTTTAATAAAAAGAAATGATATTAGTTGGGAAATTGGACTGAGTATTAAGCATAATCATTTTGCTGTAAAACATTCAAGATTATCAAAAAAATTAGATTTTGGTCAAAAATGGTACGGGTTTAAATGTTCTGATAATTACTGGAATGAGATTAAACCAATTTTTGATTTTTTAGATAATAGCAAAGGCTTAAAATGGAGCGAATTGCATAATAAAGATGATGTATATATTTCATTATTAAATGCTTTTAGAAACGAGATATTACAACAATACGCTTTAAATCAAGGAAAAGTTGCAAAATCTATGGTGGAATATTTATTAGGAGAATTTGACTTTTATAAATTAATAAGTATTGATAAGAAACAAACAACTCAAATACAAGCTTATAATATGCACGGAGATTTAGGCAAGAAAAGTCAAGTTGAAGTTCCTTTGGTATGCTTGCCAAATCAAATCATTTATTTAGATTTCAAAAAAGATAGTAAAAACACACTAGAGCTTTATTTAAATAATGGGTGGCAATTTTCATTTAGAATTCATAATGCTTCTACTATGGTTGAAAGTAGTTTAAAGTTTGATGTTCAAATTATAGGAATGCCAGTTAGTGTTCTTACAATAAATTGTATTTGGCTTTAATACCCCATTAATGGGGTATTTTTACAACTCTTAGCTACTTCATAGCCACTTTTTAAGATTAGTTCTACATTCTTTATATTTTCTTCGCCTTTTGTGGTTAGATAATCTTCTAACACGATTTCAAATATAGCTTTACTAACCTTTGATTTAGATATTTTGTTAATTTTATTATAATGGTATTATTTAAAATATATAAATATTTATTTTAAGTTGAGCTTTTTAGGCATTTAAAACTTAGTGGAGTAAATGCCTTTAGCGGGGTATTTTTAGGTAAAAATGATTTAAAAATCTTTAATGATAAATATCACAATACCTTAAACTACCACGCCATTTTCGTTAGTGCTAGCAAATGATTTACTCAAGTTCTAAATTCATTTAGTTTTGAGTTTAATTTTTCTGTAATATTGCTAAGATGATTTGCTGCCCCTGCTATTTCTTCTACGCTTCTTGCGTTTTCGTGAGTTATTTTATTGATATTATTAACTCCTGATAATATATCATCCATAACCTTGCTAGTGATTATATAATCATCTACGGTTTGATTTGAAATTCCTATTACATTATTCATAGCTTCATTCATATCGTTCATAGTTTTTTGAGTATTATCAGCTAATTTTGTCAGTTCCCCAATGCTTTTTGCATTTAGGCTCATTTGACCACTTGCATCTTCTATACCTTGCGTTATAACACTTATTGTTGCGTTTATTTCTACTAATGAATGCTGGGTTCTTTCTGCTAATTTTCTTACTTCATCAGCTACTACGGCAAATCCACGCCCATGCTCTCCTGCTCTTGCTGCTTCAATTGCAGCGTTTAGTGCAAGTAGATTAGTCTGGTCTGCTACATCATTTATCATTTCTAAAATAGATTTAACATTATCAGCATCTTGACTAAGTCTTACTATCTTATCTGATACTTCAGCTTCTAAATTCGCACTTTGCATAATTTTTGTATTTAATTCTGAAATAGATTTATTTACATCATTTATATATTTTAGAGCATTTACTAATTGGTTTTTGCCATCTTCTGCAGCTTTAACTCCGATTGCTAGAGTAGAGTTTGCACTATCTCCTTTATTAGCTACATCTCTTACTATCACAGAGCTTTGCTCAACACTTTGACCTGTATTTAAAGAACTTTGAGAAAGCTCATTTGCTACACTAGCATTTTCGCTACTTATATTTTTAGCATCTACGATTAATAATCTAACTTTTTCTATAAAATCATTAATAGCTTTACTTGTTGCTGCTATTTCATCTTTACCATTTATAGGTAGTTTTTGAGTTAAATCTCCATCTCCACTACTTAATTCAGTAGCTCTACTTGTAAGATAATTAAGTGGTTTAGAGATTTGAAATAATACAAAAAATATCAATATCGCAAGTATTATTATCCCAATAATCACTGCGTATGTTATGAATTTGATTCCAAATTCATTTATGTGAGAGTTCATATCGTCGTTGATTTTTTGTATTTCTTTCATTCCTTCATCTAAATCCACGGTGCAAGCATAGATAATTCCCATGCCTATATCTTTTTGAGCGTATATTAATACATTTCTTTCTTTGTTAATCATAGAATCAAAAAACTTAGTTTTAACATATCCACCATCTGGGTTTGCTGATGATTTGATTAAATCTTGAATAAAGTATTTTCCATAAATATCTTTGTCATTTATATGATTTTTACCAATTCTTGCTTGAACATAATGAACTAGGTAGGTTCCATCTTCATCCATTGCGAAAAAATTCACTAATTTATTATGTAAATCCATATTGCTTAAGTATTTTATGGTGTTATTGTATGATACTTCTTTACTAATGCCTTTACTTTTTAAATCTAAATATAACTGGTCTGTCATATGATTTACACTATATACAACGCTTTGAGCAGTTTTTAAAGCATCGTCTAAGACTAATTTTTCAATAGATACATCAGTATCATCACTAATTGATTTCATCGCACTATTTGATAAATAAATCATACTAGAGCATAAAATCACTAAAGACACAGCAATTATAATTGCTAATTTTTGAGATATTTTCATTCTCATTCTCCTATTGATAATAATTTCTAAATTAAGCTCCGTATATTAGCATAAAATTTACTTTTTATTCTTAAGCCTTTAAATATCTATATAGCAATGATTTAATATGTGTCAATGGGGGGGGGGTATCTTAAGTTGTAACAAATAAAATAAATATTAATTTAATAGTATTTTGAATTTTTTAAAAAAAATATAAAAATTTTTATATAAATTATTTATGGAATTTGGATTTAAAATTCAAATTCCATAAAATTTTTAACAACTCTTAGCTACTTCATAGCCACTTTTTAAGATGAGTTCTACATCTTTATGTTTTTCTTCGCCTTTTGTAGTTAGATAATCTCCTAGCACGATAGCGTTTATCCCTGCTTCAAACATAGCTTTAAAATCATCTTTAAATGCAAATTCTCTACCACCTGCAGCCATTAGTCTTGTATTTGGTAGTTTTTCTTTTGCAAGTTTTATTATATTAATAGCTTCTTCTTTGGTGATTTCTTTAGCCTTGATTTTTAAAGCTTCATTTTTTATATAAAAATTAATTGGACTTGTGTGCGGCTTTAAAGTCGCAAGAGCGTCAAGTAATTCAGCTCTTTGCTCATCGCTTTCGCCTAAGCCAAAAATCCCACCACAGCAAATGCCAAGCCCAGCATTTATAGCGTTTTGATTAGTTTCATATCTTTCTTCATAAGTATGAGTTGTGCAGATATTTTTAAAATTGCTTTTGGCGCTCTCTAGGTTGTGATTATAACTATCTATTCCATGCTCTTTTAAAAATACTAAATCCTT
This is a stretch of genomic DNA from Campylobacter sp. RM12651. It encodes these proteins:
- a CDS encoding SAM-dependent methyltransferase — translated: MKSFLRAKDTYFKNAIVQNDMREVLLSEINGRFDRVLELGSNRGEFSKMVAKKIEFSEFYCVDINDFSCDYGKEFIFVKHDLRDFENSFLAKMDFDLVISNACFQWLDLAKLINEISKSNSKLIFSTFGVNNLWQINEHFGVGLEYLNIDEIEQILKPHYKNIKIFEKDYELNFSSSIELFRHLKLSGVNAFSGVFLGKNDLKIFNDKYHNTLNYHAIFVSANN
- a CDS encoding HaeIII family restriction endonuclease translates to MSNKSNNQGRAYEFAYLINLEYEIGKHRKVKVIENSSYKAAKKAWDSLNDIEKDMYKTSALAGIGKIFELEPLILENSNDEVELSIQSDDKGKDADVRDVLIKRNDISWEIGLSIKHNHFAVKHSRLSKKLDFGQKWYGFKCSDNYWNEIKPIFDFLDNSKGLKWSELHNKDDVYISLLNAFRNEILQQYALNQGKVAKSMVEYLLGEFDFYKLISIDKKQTTQIQAYNMHGDLGKKSQVEVPLVCLPNQIIYLDFKKDSKNTLELYLNNGWQFSFRIHNASTMVESSLKFDVQIIGMPVSVLTINCIWL
- a CDS encoding DNA cytosine methyltransferase — translated: MSRKIISLFSGAGGLDLGFLKAGFEILVANEYDKSIWETYEKNHKVKLIKKDIKDVKIDELPKCDGIIGGPPCQSWSEAGTLKGIDDPRGQLFYEYIRILKALKPKFFLAENVKGMMSKRHSEAVKNIIYEFENAGYDVFVNVVNASDYGVAQDRLRVFYVGFRKDLNLRFITPLPYKNKITFKDVIYDLKDSAIPALDNNKSNSDKCKIPNHEYFIGSYSSIFMSRNRVRTWNEPAFTVQASGRQAQLHPQAPKMPKVDKNKHIFKEGFESLYRRLSVRECARVQGFDDNFKFYYDKLEDGYKMIGNAVPINLAYEMAKAINNLLKGV
- a CDS encoding biotin synthase, which encodes MKEIFLCSICNVKSGNCSEDCAYCTQSKHYNTNINVYDYKDINTILNEAKIASEAGALGFCLVTSGRGIDSKKLDFIARAASAIKESGLHLHLIGCNGRASYKDLVFLKEHGIDSYNHNLESAKSNFKNICTTHTYEERYETNQNAINAGLGICCGGIFGLGESDEQRAELLDALATLKPHTSPINFYIKNEALKIKAKEITKEEAINIIKLAKEKLPNTRLMAAGGREFAFKDDFKAMFEAGINAIVLGDYLTTKGEEKHKDVELILKSGYEVAKSC
- a CDS encoding methyl-accepting chemotaxis protein, which translates into the protein MKISQKLAIIIAVSLVILCSSMIYLSNSAMKSISDDTDVSIEKLVLDDALKTAQSVVYSVNHMTDQLYLDLKSKGISKEVSYNNTIKYLSNMDLHNKLVNFFAMDEDGTYLVHYVQARIGKNHINDKDIYGKYFIQDLIKSSANPDGGYVKTKFFDSMINKERNVLIYAQKDIGMGIIYACTVDLDEGMKEIQKINDDMNSHINEFGIKFITYAVIIGIIILAILIFFVLFQISKPLNYLTSRATELSSGDGDLTQKLPINGKDEIAATSKAINDFIEKVRLLIVDAKNISSENASVANELSQSSLNTGQSVEQSSVIVRDVANKGDSANSTLAIGVKAAEDGKNQLVNALKYINDVNKSISELNTKIMQSANLEAEVSDKIVRLSQDADNVKSILEMINDVADQTNLLALNAAIEAARAGEHGRGFAVVADEVRKLAERTQHSLVEINATISVITQGIEDASGQMSLNAKSIGELTKLADNTQKTMNDMNEAMNNVIGISNQTVDDYIITSKVMDDILSGVNNINKITHENARSVEEIAGAANHLSNITEKLNSKLNEFRT